TCGCATCACACAGCTACTGGCTGTTGTCTTGTGTTACTGAACATCATGTTAAGAAAGTGAGATCTCATGGTGGAGAGACACGTGGTCATGTTTCATCTAACATGAGATGCACTTGTGTTCTATCATATTCTTGAAACAAAGAGTCTTCTGCCATGCTCTATGTTCTCTTGTCAATGGTAATGTATTCATACAATTAATTAGTTTTGATGACTAATCTGGTGGAAGTGCAACGTTATTCACTTGCAGGaagttattttctctttattacTTCTGTTCTCCCATATTCTATGTTCTTGTTgtcaataataaaatatttgtacAATTAATTGGTTTTGCTGATGAATCTATCGGAAGTGCATGGTTAGTCTGAACTCGCAGGAAgtttatcttttatttgttaTTGGGGTGGCCATAGCCAAGTGGCAAAGTTACtttgataaggaaaagaaaggaagagaagtcATAAAAAATGTAGATATCAATCACCTCAGGTGATTGGATGAATCATTTTACCATTTCTGTTTCTAGATATtgtggagagaagagaggaaatattttttatgctCTCGGTCACCTGGGTACATACATTCtagttgcaaaagaaaaaaaaaggtgatgtGACTTCCTTGGAGAAAGGGCTAAGTATGGTTGCAACATAATATGACTTCCTTGGATGTGTAAACTTttatttctctcctttcttttgtttctgggatttcatttgtttcacagGATTGCTCCATCCTTTTAACAGAATGTCTCGTACTTAAGCAGATGGCAGACAATGCAACTCTTTATGGAGTTTGTTTGCATGTACCAGAAATTGTTCAGAGACCACCTGGCATTGTTGGAAATTTGTCACCTCTTCGTCAGTCATCTGGAGGATGTCGCTTTCTTGTCTCTGCTCCTCGTTGTTACTGTTTGTTAACTAGAGTACCTTTCTTTGAGTTACACTACGAGATGTTGAACAGGTTTGTGTTGCTATGGTTGCCTTAACTTCCGCACTGATTGAAGGAACAAGGAATAATGGTTAACATTTAGCTTGTGTTACGACAATTCAATGCAGTATCATTGCACAGGAGCGTCTTGACCGGATCACTCGATTTGTTAATGAAATGACTCTCACCAGTTACATTCCTTCAGAAACCAATGCACACGATATAGTGAGTAAGAATGATGAGGATCATGACAATGACTCTCGTACAGATTGGATGGCATCTGCAATACCTCTTCACAGTGCTTTTGCccttgctgctgctgccgctggTCTGGCACGAGATAGCGGTGTCTTATCTTCTTCAATTAAGATCCAGGAAACGCAGTCGCTTGAAGGTGCTACTGCAAGTGATGTTTCTGAGTTGAGTCACACGAGGCAAACAGATAATGATGTTGGGAGGCCTATGCCACATTCCGATGACAATACTTCTGAGATCTCAGAAACTTGTTCTgagagtctggaacggatgtcCGAATGCTATGAAAATGGACTTCACTCTCCAGAAGTTGGGGCATTCTTATGCCATAGGAACCCTATAATGGAGCGACTGGGGAGTTCTGATTCCCTTTACAGGTAGTTATCATGTAACACTAGCTGCATCCTAACTCCTAATTCTGATGGATCCATCTTGATTTCTCTATACTAACTAGCAGATAACTCTTTGCATCTCCAAATTTTGGGACATCTTCTGCATTTACTTGTGCTTGTACTGCTCCAGTGCAATGACAGTAATGCCTGTTGTTCTTTGGCAGTCCAGTGAGAAGTGTGGGAtcagaggatgaggatgatgatctTTTTCCAAATTCACGAAAGGATCTAAATGATGACGTAATGCTGGAGTGGGCGAGAGTGAGTTTGCTATTCTCCCATATGTTTAGATAATTGGGATTTATTAATGTATTGTTATTGGTCTGCTCATCTCTCTGCTCTACGGTCTTTGGTATAGGAAACTAAGAATGATTTGCTCCAGATAGTCTGCAGTTATCATGCCTTACCTCTTCCACCAAGGGGAGGTGAAATGGTTTTTCAGCCTCTTGAACATCTTCAGGCTATCTCATACAGGCGACCTCCCATATCTGCTCTTGGGCTAAGTAAACAGTTGTTAGATTTATTGGAAAATGCTGAGGTAACTTCTTTGCTTACTGATTTTTGCACTTTTATGCTTGATGACTTACCATTTATGGTCCTGATTAGTCCAACTAACATAGTTTAACTTGATGAAAGGTTCATGCAAAGATAGGTTTTGCAGAGACAGCTCTTGCGCTCTCTATATGGACAACTGCAACTATTTGTCGAGTTCTCTCACTTGAAAGTGTAAAGCCCTCAATTT
The sequence above is drawn from the Eucalyptus grandis isolate ANBG69807.140 chromosome 11, ASM1654582v1, whole genome shotgun sequence genome and encodes:
- the LOC104425214 gene encoding uncharacterized protein LOC104425214 isoform X2 → MAKSDFIDSKLLQNRGPSFPTLEPQILFKYPPGKRLPMRQRDLAAFCFPGGVKAQMLERTPSLGDLNELVYGQEHLGRDDLSFLFSFKMADNATLYGVCLHVPEIVQRPPGIVGNLSPLRQSSGGCRFLVSAPRCYCLLTRVPFFELHYEMLNSIIAQERLDRITRFVNEMTLTSYIPSETNAHDIVSKNDEDHDNDSRTDWMASAIPLHSAFALAAAAAGLARDSGVLSSSIKIQETQSLEGATASDVSELSHTRQTDNDVGRPMPHSDDNTSEISETCSESLERMSECYENGLHSPEVGAFLCHRNPIMERLGSSDSLYSPVRSVGSEDEDDDLFPNSRKDLNDDVMLEWARETKNDLLQIVCSYHALPLPPRGGEMVFQPLEHLQAISYRRPPISALGLSKQLLDLLENAEVHAKIGFAETALALSIWTTATICRVLSLESVLWLVAGVLLEKQIVLVCPNLGILSASVLSLIPMIRPFEWQSLLLPVLPERMFDFLDAPVPFIVGIQHKFADLKMKTSNLIQVNVLKDQVKMRHLPALPRYKELVSELKPIYARLSLESSIAKRHPVYKCSEVQAEAAGRFLTVMRNYLDSLCSDLKSYTITSVQSNNDRVSLLLKDSFVDSFPSRDRPFIKMFVDTQMFSVLSDAAISTCESRRF